The Methylobacterium currus genome contains a region encoding:
- a CDS encoding LysR substrate-binding domain-containing protein: MPPLNPLHVFEVAARLGGFGRAAGELNVTQSAVSRQIAVLEGFLGVRLFHRERHGATLTEAGRLYAAEINEPFARIAAATARLSDEKVAETLHVRAYATFATRWLIPRLPSFKARYPRLDIRLSNIVRPVDFTRETVDVAIQLGNGQWPGTRSALLLPDVIQPVCSPALAAGLAGGDPALLRTRQLLHSYYRRRDWPDWLAAVDVRDVDVGRGMVFESSVLTYQAAAEGLGIAIGQVLLLKDEIASGRLVTLFDRPVRRDLGLYAVWPLDRPPSRKLDLFLAWLEAEAGHAASAEPAGAAG; the protein is encoded by the coding sequence GTCTTCGAGGTCGCGGCTCGCCTCGGCGGCTTCGGCCGCGCAGCGGGCGAGCTGAACGTCACGCAGTCGGCGGTCAGTCGCCAGATCGCGGTGCTGGAGGGATTCCTCGGCGTGCGGCTGTTCCACCGCGAGCGGCACGGCGCAACCCTGACCGAGGCCGGCCGGCTCTACGCCGCTGAGATCAACGAGCCTTTCGCCCGGATCGCCGCCGCGACCGCGCGCCTGAGCGACGAGAAGGTGGCCGAGACGCTGCACGTGCGCGCCTACGCCACCTTCGCGACCCGGTGGCTGATCCCGCGGCTGCCCTCGTTCAAGGCCCGCTACCCGCGCCTCGACATCCGGCTGAGCAACATTGTGCGGCCGGTCGACTTCACCCGCGAGACGGTGGACGTCGCGATCCAGCTCGGCAACGGGCAATGGCCGGGGACGCGCTCGGCACTGCTCCTGCCCGACGTGATCCAGCCGGTCTGCAGCCCGGCCCTCGCGGCCGGCCTCGCCGGGGGCGACCCGGCGCTCCTGCGAACGCGCCAGCTCCTCCACTCGTACTACCGGCGGCGGGACTGGCCGGACTGGCTCGCGGCCGTCGACGTGCGCGACGTCGATGTCGGGCGCGGCATGGTGTTCGAGAGTTCGGTCCTCACCTACCAGGCGGCGGCCGAGGGGCTCGGCATCGCCATCGGGCAGGTCCTGCTCCTGAAGGACGAGATCGCGTCCGGTCGGCTGGTGACGCTGTTCGACCGCCCGGTGCGGCGCGACCTCGGCCTCTACGCGGTCTGGCCGCTCGACCGGCCGCCCTCGCGCAAGCTCGACCTCTTCCTCGCCTGGCTCGAGGCGGAGGCCGGCCACGCCGCCTCCGCCGAGCCCGCAGGCGCGGCCGGCTGA